The following proteins come from a genomic window of Parambassis ranga chromosome 4, fParRan2.1, whole genome shotgun sequence:
- the LOC114434279 gene encoding regulator of G-protein signaling 21-like isoform X2, translated as MPKLLFSKIRFHELKDLMPNMKRPRRHKKDVQGLTVQKLNNDVNPSNLSWETDHKVHLTLERLLRDKKYLAAFRSFLKSEFSEENVDFWLACEEFRSTACPDNLHWRAEEMYKRFIQPKACREVNVDHHIREKIKKSLDKPSHSCFDEAQKHVYLLMERDSCPRFLHSDAYLSLKRKSRTMWYI; from the exons ATGCCAAAACTTTTGTTTTCAAAAATCCGCTTTCATGAACTTAAGGATTTGATGCCAAACATGAAGAGGCCCAGGAG GCATAAGAAGGATGTCCAGGGCCTCACGGTGCAAAAACTGAACAATGATGTCAATCCATCCAACCTCAG TTGGGAGACGGACCATAAAGTCCACCTGACTCTGGAAAGACTTCTACGAGACAAAA AATATTTAGCAGCATTCCGCTCTTTTCTTAAGTCTGAGTTCAGCGAGGAAAACGTTGACTTCTGGCTGGCGTGTGAAGAGTTCAGATCCACTGCGTGTCCAGATAACCTCCactggagagcagaggagatgTACAAGCGGTTCATCCAGCCAAAAGCCTGCAGAGAG GTCAACGTCGACCATCATATCAGAGAAAAGATCAAGAAGTCGTTGGACAAACCGAGCCATTCCTGCTTCGACGAGGCCCAGAAACACGTTTACCTGCTGATGGAAAGAGACTCCTGCCCCAGATTCCTGCACTCAGACGCCTACCTGAGCCTGAAACGCAAATCTAGGACTATGTGGTACATTTAA
- the LOC114434279 gene encoding regulator of G-protein signaling 21-like isoform X1, translating into MPKLLFSKIRFHELKDLMPNMKRPRRIDIILCRKRHKKDVQGLTVQKLNNDVNPSNLSWETDHKVHLTLERLLRDKKYLAAFRSFLKSEFSEENVDFWLACEEFRSTACPDNLHWRAEEMYKRFIQPKACREVNVDHHIREKIKKSLDKPSHSCFDEAQKHVYLLMERDSCPRFLHSDAYLSLKRKSRTMWYI; encoded by the exons ATGCCAAAACTTTTGTTTTCAAAAATCCGCTTTCATGAACTTAAGGATTTGATGCCAAACATGAAGAGGCCCAGGAG GATTGATATTATACTTTGTCGAAAAAGGCATAAGAAGGATGTCCAGGGCCTCACGGTGCAAAAACTGAACAATGATGTCAATCCATCCAACCTCAG TTGGGAGACGGACCATAAAGTCCACCTGACTCTGGAAAGACTTCTACGAGACAAAA AATATTTAGCAGCATTCCGCTCTTTTCTTAAGTCTGAGTTCAGCGAGGAAAACGTTGACTTCTGGCTGGCGTGTGAAGAGTTCAGATCCACTGCGTGTCCAGATAACCTCCactggagagcagaggagatgTACAAGCGGTTCATCCAGCCAAAAGCCTGCAGAGAG GTCAACGTCGACCATCATATCAGAGAAAAGATCAAGAAGTCGTTGGACAAACCGAGCCATTCCTGCTTCGACGAGGCCCAGAAACACGTTTACCTGCTGATGGAAAGAGACTCCTGCCCCAGATTCCTGCACTCAGACGCCTACCTGAGCCTGAAACGCAAATCTAGGACTATGTGGTACATTTAA